A section of the Citrus sinensis cultivar Valencia sweet orange chromosome 8, DVS_A1.0, whole genome shotgun sequence genome encodes:
- the LOC102614377 gene encoding rubisco accumulation factor 1.1, chloroplastic, with translation MPSITTTIALKPISPFTHNNLFSLNPPPFSPHRPILKPISAIIIPPSSSSQQYQQQQLYQPFRPPPSPLPPKFRNLDVAGRIDVLANSLGLWYEYAPLISSLYQEGFSPTTIEEATGISGVEQNRLVVAAQVRDSLVQSKTDPDVLSFFDTGGAELLYEIRLLSASQRAAAAKYAVENKLDSQGCRDLARAVKDFPRRKGDTAWGKFNYVLPGDCLSFMYYRQSKEYKNPSEERTAALQLALDVVESEDAKNVITRELEGGRAGKDSTGDELVDVVKVPVVRLKIGEVSEATTVVVLPVCRAEEKEKNVLEAPWECKSEGDFGVVVAEKGWTRWVVLPGWEPVVGLRNGGVVVAFSDARVLPWRANRWYYEEAILVVADRSRKEVAADDGFYLVVGDGGELKVERGSMLKERGVEESLGTVALVVRPPKEETDDQIADEDWD, from the coding sequence ATGCCCTCCATAACAACCACCATCGCACTCAAACCCATTTCCCCTTTCACTCACAACAACCTCTTCTCCTTAAACCCACCTCCATTTTCACCTCACAGACCTATTCTCAAACCCATTTCAGCCATTATCATCCCACCTTCTTCATCCTCCCAACAGTACCAACAGCAGCAACTCTACCAGCCCTTCAGGCCTCCCCCTTCTCCTCTCCCGCCCAAGTTTCGCAACCTCGACGTCGCCGGCCGCATCGACGTCCTCGCCAATAGCCTCGGCCTTTGGTACGAATACGCCCCCTTAATCTCCTCCCTCTATCAAGAAGGCTTCTCCCCAACCACCATTGAAGAAGCCACTGGCATCTCCGGCGTCGAACAGAACCGTTTGGTCGTCGCAGCTCAGGTTAGAGACTCTCTGGTCCAATCCAAGACTGACCCAGatgttctttctttctttgacaCCGGTGGGGCCGAGCTGTTGTACGAGATTAGGCTTTTAAGCGCCTCTCAACGTGCTGCTGCTGCTAAGTATGCTGTTGAGAACAAGCTTGACTCTCAGGGATGCCGGGACTTGGCTCGTGCTGTTAAGGATTTCCCTCGTAGGAAAGGAGACACTGCCTGGGGTAAGTTTAATTATGTGCTTCCTGGTGATTGTTTGTCGTTTATGTACTATAGGCAAAGTAAGGAGTATAAGAATCCATCGGAAGAGAGGACTGCTGCTTTGCAGCTGGCATTAGATGTGGTGGAATCCGAGGATGCTAAGAATGTAATAACTAGAGAGTTGGAGGGTGGTAGAGCGGGGAAAGATAGTACAGGAGATGAATTGGTTGATGTGGTAAAGGTTCCTGTGGTGAGGTTAAAGATTGGAGAGGTTAGCGAAGCTACCACTGTTGTTGTTTTGCCGGTTTGTAGGGCAGAGGAGAAGGAAAAGAATGTTTTAGAGGCGCCGTGGGAGTGTAAGAGTGAGGGGGATTTTGGGGTTGTGGTGGCGGAGAAGGGTTGGACGAGGTGGGTGGTGTTGCCCGGGTGGGAGCCTGTTGTGGGTTTACGGAATGGGGGTGTTGTAGTGGCTTTTAGTGATGCGAGAGTGTTGCCTTGGAGGGCGAATAGGTGGTATTATGAGGAGGCTATTTTAGTGGTGGCTGATAGGAGCAGGAAGGAGGTGGCAGCAGATGATGGGTTTTATTTGGTGGTGGGTGATGGTGGTGAGTTGAAGGTAGAGAGAGGGTCAATGTTAAAGGAAAGAGGGGTGGAGGAGAGTTTGGGGACTGTGGCATTGGTGGTTAGGCCACCTAAAGAAGAGACAGATGATCAAATTGCTGATGAAGATTGGGACTGA